TACCTTCTTGACGTCACCCCTCTTTCGACCGGTATGTACGTCGCAGATCAGACGTGGCCCGAGCTCGGGAGCTACGTCGCTGAGGAGTCGGTCGCCATCGTCCCGCTGGGTTCGACCGAACAGCACGGCCCGCACCTCCCGCTTTCGACCGATCACCTCATCGCCGAGGGGTTGGCTCGCGAGGCCGCCGAGCGGACTGGATTCCTCTGTACGCCGACCGTAAACGTCGGTGTCAGCCCCCACCACCGGCAGTTCCACGGGACGATGTGGGTCGATCCGCCGCAGTTCCGCGACTACGTCGAGTCGATGACGCGCAACCTCGCGTACCACGGTATCGACCGCGTCGTCTACGTCAACGCCCACGGCGGCAACGTCGAACACCTTCGAGAAGTCGGTCGCCGCCTCCGCGACGACGGCGCGATCTACGCGGTCGAGTGGATGTGGGACGAGTCGATCCCCGACCTCGTCGACGAGGTTTTCGAGCGCAACGGCCCCCACGGCGGTCCGAAGGAGACAGCGATGATCCAACACCTTGCACCCGAACTGGTCCGCGAGGATCAGCTTGAAGCCGCGCGCGACGGCGGGATGGCCGACGTCGAGGCGGCGGCAGAGATCCTTCGGAAATATGGTGCACGGACCTTCTACGACGCCGTCGAGAACTCCGATAACGGCGTCTTCGGCGATCAGACCGACGCGACCGCCGAGATCGGTGAGGAGCTGTTCGAGGCGGCCGCGACGCAACTGATCCACCTGCTGTCGTGGCTCGACGACCGGCGGCTCGAAGACCTCCTCGCGCCGGCCCACGTCGACCCACAGCCGGGGAGCCGCCGCTCCGAGTGAGCCTCGTCATCTCTCCGAGACGAACCACTGCCCCGCTGAGCGATCGCTCACGCTCTCGTTTCGCTACTCCGCGTCGTCGAACCCGCCGGAACCGGCAGTGGATCCGTCGGAGTCGGCTGCGGACCCGTCGAACTCGACATCGCCGAACGACGCGAACGCGTCGCGGAAGTCGTCTTCGCTCAACTCGGCGAGCGTGTCGTCGATCTCGGTTCGAAGGCCTTCCATCCGCTCGGTCAGTTCGCGGTATTCGGTCTCATTTTCGACGGAGACGTCGGGGGACGATTCGAGCGCCGCCTTCTTCGAGGCGAGTCGGAAGAACTCCCGGGAGCGCTCGTCGTAGTTCGAGCGGCGGAGCAGTACCTCTACGAGTCCGTGAAGGTCCTTTTTCGTGACCGGTTTGACCAAGTAATCGTCGAACGGCATCTCGACGATGTCGACGTTGGGTTCGACCGCTGTGATCATCGCGACCTGCGTGTCCAGCCCGCGAGCCCGCATCTGTTCGAGGACCTCGTCGCCGGTCAGATCCGGCATCCGACGGTCGAGGAGCACGACGTCCGTGTCGGCGTCGACCATCTCAAGTGCGGTTTCGCCGTCCGTTGCTGTTTGTACCTCGTAGACGTCCGAGAGGTAGATAGCGTAGAGCTCCGCCAAATCCGGCTCGTCTTCGACGACGAGAATCCGGGGTGTAGCGCCGTCCATTTCGTTCTACCGCACCCCTCGAAGCCCGCGGTCTAAATTCTTACCCTCGTTCGGGATGCGCCCTCCGTCGGGTTCGTCGCCGACGGTTCGATGTGAGAGCGCCCCCGCCCGCTGGCTTCGATGAACTACCGGCTAGCCGGGTGAGAAATGCAGAATCGTGGTGAGAATCGACGGGATCGCCGACCGCAGTACCGCTGTCGTGACGCGTCCTTACAGGCGCTGAAGGTTCGTGGCCCGTGGGCCTTTATCAGCCTGTTCGATGTCGAATTCGACTTCTTGGCCCTCTTCGAGGTCGGGGCCGCCGATGTCTTCCATATGGAAGAAGACATCTTCGTCAGAATCGTCGCTTTCGATGAAACCGTAACCGCCCGTGTCGTTGAAGAACGCAACCGTACCTTTCGCCATTGCGGTTGAACCCACGCGAAGACGATAAATAAGCCTTGTGTCGCGGAATGTCGACCGGATTCCTGCCGATCCCCGCGTTTGTTCGACGTTTTCCTGCCGATTCCTGTGTTTGCCCGGGATCCGACGATGACGACCGGCTGACTCTCGGCAGCGTCAGAACGCGGCCCCGAGGTAGACCGCCGCAGCGGTCGCGAACACACCGATCGCGAGGAGCCCGTAGTTCGCGATGGTGTTGTCCGCGCGCCAGAGGCCGAGGGTGTACGTGCGCGTCGAGAACGGCCACAGGAAGTTGACGCCCGCCGGGGTGACCGCATCTCCGAGAAGATGGGCGACGACGGTGAGCGCTCCCAATCCGAATCCGGCCGCGGCGAGCGACACGCCCCCGAGGACGGTCCCGACGTCCAACGCCCCCGCGTTGCCCGCGGCCGTTTCGAGGGCGAACCCCGCAGCGCCGAACACGCCGCCGACGAGCGCCGCGAAGGCGAACGAGTGAGTCGGCCCGCGGTGCGGGATCCCCGGGACTCGGTGGTCGAGGTCGGGAAGCATCGCGAACGAGAGCATCGTCGCGCCGACGACGACGGCGAGCTCAGCGTGCTCGAAGAGGAGCAGGACGAACGCGATCGGAGCGAAGACGAGCAGGGAGACGCCGTAGTGGCCCTTCTGATACATATTCGGGACTCGATTCGGGTACACAAAAACGTCGTGACCGAACTGTGGGGAGGGCGTTCCGCGGGGAGGTCCGGCGGGGGCGTCCCACGACCGTGCTTGGAGCACGAATCGAACGGAAGGATTTCGTCGACCGGCGGCGTACCGGCGTCCGTGATCCGAAACCTCGCACGCGACGTCGGTGCGTTCACCTCGAACGTCTTCTTCGTCACCGGCGAAACCACAGCACTCGTCGACGCGGGCGCGAACTTCGACCTCGTCGCCCGCCTCGATGAGCACCTCGACGACCTCGACCGCCTCTATCTCACCCACACACACCCCGACCACGTCGAGAACGTCGCCGCCGTCCGCGACGCGTTCGGCGTCGAAACGTGGGGGTACGACACCGACAGCGAGTACGTCGACAACGCCATCGAAGACGGGGAGTCGGTACCCATCGGCGACGACGAGTACGAGGCGCTCTTCACGCCGGGACACAGCCCCGACCACCTCTGTTTTTACGCCGAGGAGACGGGCGTGTGCTTCGCGGGCGACCTCGTCTTCGCGAACGGCTCCTTCGGCCGTACCGATCTGGAAGGCGGCGACCGGCCGACGCTCGTCGAGAGCATCCGATACCTCCACGACGTCGTCGACGGCGGCCTCAGCGCGCTCTATGTCGGCCACGGCCCGAGCGTTACCGAGCGCCCGCTCGACGACGTCGAAATCGCGCTCCAAGCGTCCCAGATGGGCTGATTTCCGCGCCTCGCGTCCGGAATTCTCGCCCCGAACTCGACACCTCCCGCCTCAGGCCCGCCGCGCCGCATCGGGCGAGAACTGCGCCTCGAACAGCCGTGCGTCGCAGTCCCCGCAGGTCGCCGCGACGACGTCGACCGATCGACAGCAGGACTCCACTCGCTCCTCACCCAGCGACACCGCTCCCGAACAGGACGGACAGCGGTCCAGCCAGAGGCGGAGGGCACCCAACAGTTCCAAGCGGGCGTCGACGCCGAGCGCCGCCCAGTCGGGACTCCACCGTCGGAGCACCGCGTCGGCCGCGGCGTCGGCGAGAAACGCCGCCTCCGCCTCCCACTTCGCGAGTGTCGCGGTCCGCGTCGTCGTGGGAACCTCGGCGAGGGCGACGAACGCGTTCGACCGTCGCTCGGTATCGATCGTCTCCGAGTCGATATCGAGACCGGAAAACAGTCGATCCGCCGTTTCGGCGTCCGCTCGCTCCGTCTCGAACCGCTCGTACCACGACTCGCGGAACCGACCCGTCAGACAGAGGTCCGCCGCCGCGGCGCTCGAACTCTCTCTGGCCGCGTCTGAACCGCCGCCAGTGTCTTCTATGCACGGTTCGAGTGCGTCCAACGACCGCAGCGCTCGTTCGATCTCTCCCGCATCGAGGGCGTCCTCGTTGAGTTCGACCGTCGGTCCCGCGTGCGTCCCGAACAACCGGTGAATCCGCTCGGGGAGGTAGCGCTTCGTGAGCGTCGGGGTTCCGGGAACGAGATACCCGCGGAAGTAGATGGCCGCGAGTCCGATGCCGACGACGGCGACACCGAACGGAAGCCACACGGCCCCGGCGACGATCGCCGCCAGCGCCGTGATAACCACGTTGACCGCGGTACACGGGAAACAGCGGTTTTCGCCGGTGTATTCGGGTTGTTTCCACCTGAACGTTCGTCCGTCGAGCGTCGTCATAGGTGCGGGCTGTGTCCCCGGACAGCATAGCTAATCGTCGATTAACCGCGTCCGAACACCGGTCTCCAAAGGTTTACCTCTCGACGAGTAAATACGCGGCTATGGGAGTAGACTACGCCGAGTTACACGACCCGAACGCGGAGTACACGATGCGAGAACTCTCCGCGGAGACGATGGGCGTGCGAGCGAAGCGCGGCGGCGGCCGCGACGTCGAGATCACCGACGTACAGACGACGATGGTCGACGGCAACTTCCCGTGGACGCTCGTGCGCGTCTACACCGACGCCGGGATCGTCGGCACCGGCGAGGCCTACTGGGGCGCGGGCGTCCCGGAGCTCATCGAGCGGATGAAGACGATGATCGTCGGCGAGAACCCCCTCGATATCGACCGTCTGTACGAGCACCTGATCCAGAAGATGTCCGGGGAGGGTTCGATCGAGGGCGTGACGGTCACGGCCATCTCGGGGATCGAGGTCGCCCTGCACGACCTCGCGGGGAAGATCCTCGATCTCCCCGCCTACCAGCTGTTGGGTGGGAAGTACCGCGACGAGATGCGCGTCTACTGCGACTGCCACACGGAGGAAGAGGCCGACCCCGACGCCTGCGCCGACGAGGCCGAGCGCGTCGTCGAAGAGCTCGGCTACGACGCGCTGAAATTCGATCTCGACGTTCCCTCCGGGCTCGAAAAGGACCGCGCGAACCGCCATCTCCGGCCGGGCGAGATCCGCCACAAAGCCGAGATCGTCGAGAAGGTCACAGAGCGCGTGAGAGATCGCGCGGACGTCGCCTTCGACTGTCACTGGACGTTCTCGGGCGGCTCCGCGAAGCGCCTCGCGGCCGAAATCGAGGAGTACGACGTCTGGTGGCTCGAAGACCCGGTTCCGCCGGAGAACCTCGAAGTCCAAGAAGAGGTCACGAAATCGACGACGACGCCGATCACCGTCGGCGAGAACCGATACCGCGTGACCGAGGAGCGCCGGCTGATCGAGAACCAAGCCGTAGACATCATCGCGCCCGACCTTCCAAAAGTCGGCGGGATGCGCGAGACGAGAAAGATCGCCGATGTCGCGAACCAGTACTACGTTCCGGTGGCGATGCACAACGTCTCCTCGCCGATCGCGACGATGGCCTCCGCGCAGGTCGGCGCGGCGATTCCGAACGCGCTGGCCGTCGAGTATCACTCCTACGAACTCGGCTGGTGGGACGACCTCGTCGAGGAGACCGTCATCGAGGACGGCTCGATCGAGATTCCCGAGCGTCCCGGACTGGGATTGACGCTCGATATGGACGCCGTCGAGGCGCATATGGTCGACGGTGAGGAGTTGTTCGACTGAGCGAAGCGAAGTCGTGCTCGATCGGCGAGCAGAGCAAGTCTATCGGTGTTCGCCGAAGCGTCGCTTCGTCGAGCTCGTTTTATCCTGTTTCGCCACTCTCGACGTCGACGCCGAGCGATCGGAGCGCGTCGGCGGTGTCGTCGTGAGCGAGCCGGACAGTGTATTCCGCAACTAACTCCGCCGCCTCCCAGTCCGCGTCGGTTTCACAGCGCGTTGCGAGTAGTTCTAAGCCGTTTTCCAGCGTGCCTTCGGTCTCCGCTCGAAGACCCGAAAACAGTTCGGCCCGTCCCGGAGCCGACGCCGTCTCCCGCCGCTCGAAGAAGTCGACGAGTCGCGCGTGGGTCTGGAGCGAGACGAGGGGGCGTCCGACCATCCCACCGGCGGCCCGCTCGATCGTCGTCTCGCGTCCCCGGAGGTACGCGTGCATCGGTCCCGGCGGCCCGCCGTCGGGCGTCCACCCGTCGAGTTCGGCGGCGACCCGCGAGCGGTGCTCGGCCTCCTGTTCGACGACCGCCTCGAAGGCGGCGCGGGCATCGCTGTCGGCGGCGTCAGCAGCCCACCCGGCGAACGTTTCACGTGCGGCGTGTTCGCTCTCCGCCGCGGCATCGAGGAGTGCGGTCGCCGCCGGTTCGCCGCCGGACGCCGCGGCGAGGAACCGCGTCGATCCGAGTAGCGCTAACTCATCCGCGAACGTCGATTCGAGCCGCGAGCGGAGTGCTGCCGCCCGTCGGAATCCGGACGGATCGCCGGTCTCACCGGTCATAGTGGAACCGCGAACGCGACGAACCTAACCGTTGCTCTCGGAGTGCGCCAATCTCTCCACCCACGCCCCTCTCGACATAATATCAATATTGATACTTCAAAGCCAACAATCTTATGCGGAGATGGCTGAACTTCGCCTATGGACGACCGAGGCGTCGTAGTGACCGAGGAGGTGCGAGCACGGGTCGACGGAGACGATCTTCTCGACGCGTTGGACATCGACGACTCGGAGATCGAGTGGCGGAAATCGTTCCTTCGCCTCGACGACGAGGACGAAGCGCGGATGCGAGACCTCGAACCCGCGTTCGACGCCGTCGCCGACGATATCGTCGATGAGTTCTACGACCACCTGCGGAGCGACGCCGACGCGACGGAGATCCTCGGCCGGTCGAGCAAGGGGCTCGATCGGCTCAAGACGGATCAACGAGCGTATCTCCGCTCGTTGGGCGACGGCGAGTACGACCGCGACTATTTCGCGCGGCGGGCTCGGATCGGGAAGATCCACGAGACGCTGGGGTTGGGACCGAAATTCTACATCGGCGCGTACAGCGTCTACTACGAGGGGCTCGTCGACGCCATCGGTGACGCGGTCAAAGACGAGTTCGCTGCGGCGGATGCGGAGGCAAACGATGTGGAGTCGGCCGAATCAGCGCGTCGTCGACGTGGGTTTCTCGCCCGGCTCTTGGGGCGCAGTCGGGTAGGGACCGACGCGGTGCCCGCCGAAGGCGAGGAACGGGGATCCGCCGACGTCGACGAGGCTGACGCGGACGATGGAACCGACGTCGACGAAGTCGACAAAACCGACGTCGATGCCGCGGTCGACGCGATCGTCGAGCGGACGACGTCACTCTTGAAAGTACTCGCGCTGGATCAACAGATCGCGATGGACACGTACGTCCACGCCTACAGCGAAGAGGCCCGTCGCGAGGCCGAACGCCGCGAACAGTTGGCCCGGGAGGTCGAACAGGATCTCCGCGAGCCCATCGACGACGTCGCCTCGGCGTCGTCAGTCGTCACCGAGCGCTCCTCGACGATCCGAGAGATCGCCGACGAGCAGGCGGGGGATATGGAGGACGTCGCCGCGGAGATCTCGCAGATGAGCGCGACCGTCGAGGAGATCGCGGCGACCGCCGATCAGGTCGAAGACACGAGCGACGAGGCGGTCTCTCGGGCGCGCTCCGGCGAGGAGGCGGCCGACGAGGCCATCGACGTGATGGAGGACGTCGCCGACGCGGCGAGCGAAGCCTCCGAAGACCTCGAACGGCT
This DNA window, taken from Halobellus sp. LT62, encodes the following:
- a CDS encoding creatininase family protein — encoded protein: MYVADQTWPELGSYVAEESVAIVPLGSTEQHGPHLPLSTDHLIAEGLAREAAERTGFLCTPTVNVGVSPHHRQFHGTMWVDPPQFRDYVESMTRNLAYHGIDRVVYVNAHGGNVEHLREVGRRLRDDGAIYAVEWMWDESIPDLVDEVFERNGPHGGPKETAMIQHLAPELVREDQLEAARDGGMADVEAAAEILRKYGARTFYDAVENSDNGVFGDQTDATAEIGEELFEAAATQLIHLLSWLDDRRLEDLLAPAHVDPQPGSRRSE
- a CDS encoding response regulator; translated protein: MDGATPRILVVEDEPDLAELYAIYLSDVYEVQTATDGETALEMVDADTDVVLLDRRMPDLTGDEVLEQMRARGLDTQVAMITAVEPNVDIVEMPFDDYLVKPVTKKDLHGLVEVLLRRSNYDERSREFFRLASKKAALESSPDVSVENETEYRELTERMEGLRTEIDDTLAELSEDDFRDAFASFGDVEFDGSAADSDGSTAGSGGFDDAE
- a CDS encoding cold-shock protein encodes the protein MAKGTVAFFNDTGGYGFIESDDSDEDVFFHMEDIGGPDLEEGQEVEFDIEQADKGPRATNLQRL
- a CDS encoding metal-dependent hydrolase; amino-acid sequence: MYQKGHYGVSLLVFAPIAFVLLLFEHAELAVVVGATMLSFAMLPDLDHRVPGIPHRGPTHSFAFAALVGGVFGAAGFALETAAGNAGALDVGTVLGGVSLAAAGFGLGALTVVAHLLGDAVTPAGVNFLWPFSTRTYTLGLWRADNTIANYGLLAIGVFATAAAVYLGAAF
- a CDS encoding MBL fold metallo-hydrolase, which translates into the protein MIRNLARDVGAFTSNVFFVTGETTALVDAGANFDLVARLDEHLDDLDRLYLTHTHPDHVENVAAVRDAFGVETWGYDTDSEYVDNAIEDGESVPIGDDEYEALFTPGHSPDHLCFYAEETGVCFAGDLVFANGSFGRTDLEGGDRPTLVESIRYLHDVVDGGLSALYVGHGPSVTERPLDDVEIALQASQMG
- a CDS encoding mandelate racemase/muconate lactonizing enzyme family protein, producing the protein MGVDYAELHDPNAEYTMRELSAETMGVRAKRGGGRDVEITDVQTTMVDGNFPWTLVRVYTDAGIVGTGEAYWGAGVPELIERMKTMIVGENPLDIDRLYEHLIQKMSGEGSIEGVTVTAISGIEVALHDLAGKILDLPAYQLLGGKYRDEMRVYCDCHTEEEADPDACADEAERVVEELGYDALKFDLDVPSGLEKDRANRHLRPGEIRHKAEIVEKVTERVRDRADVAFDCHWTFSGGSAKRLAAEIEEYDVWWLEDPVPPENLEVQEEVTKSTTTPITVGENRYRVTEERRLIENQAVDIIAPDLPKVGGMRETRKIADVANQYYVPVAMHNVSSPIATMASAQVGAAIPNALAVEYHSYELGWWDDLVEETVIEDGSIEIPERPGLGLTLDMDAVEAHMVDGEELFD
- a CDS encoding rubrerythrin family protein — encoded protein: MTGETGDPSGFRRAAALRSRLESTFADELALLGSTRFLAAASGGEPAATALLDAAAESEHAARETFAGWAADAADSDARAAFEAVVEQEAEHRSRVAAELDGWTPDGGPPGPMHAYLRGRETTIERAAGGMVGRPLVSLQTHARLVDFFERRETASAPGRAELFSGLRAETEGTLENGLELLATRCETDADWEAAELVAEYTVRLAHDDTADALRSLGVDVESGETG
- a CDS encoding globin-coupled sensor protein codes for the protein MDDRGVVVTEEVRARVDGDDLLDALDIDDSEIEWRKSFLRLDDEDEARMRDLEPAFDAVADDIVDEFYDHLRSDADATEILGRSSKGLDRLKTDQRAYLRSLGDGEYDRDYFARRARIGKIHETLGLGPKFYIGAYSVYYEGLVDAIGDAVKDEFAAADAEANDVESAESARRRRGFLARLLGRSRVGTDAVPAEGEERGSADVDEADADDGTDVDEVDKTDVDAAVDAIVERTTSLLKVLALDQQIAMDTYVHAYSEEARREAERREQLAREVEQDLREPIDDVASASSVVTERSSTIREIADEQAGDMEDVAAEISQMSATVEEIAATADQVEDTSDEAVSRARSGEEAADEAIDVMEDVADAASEASEDLERLQAQIDEIDAVIEAIDDIAEQTNLLALNASIEAARAGEAGDGFAVVADEVKKLAEQSRERASDVEETVDRVQADAAETIESLSETTETLHEGIDRGEDAMDSLEEIVDAVERTTDGITEVAVATDEQAVSAEEVTAMVEDARERADDVADRVDDVAEASREQSQRMETIQRAADRLTGADAADTGPPESDGKTANRSSMTDEQSASERTDTPGRRAATTAPAPDSSDSSASEENGFAFVGTDGGFEPTDPDDRPDRSRE